In one Lolium rigidum isolate FL_2022 chromosome 3, APGP_CSIRO_Lrig_0.1, whole genome shotgun sequence genomic region, the following are encoded:
- the LOC124697283 gene encoding probable protein kinase At2g41970, with protein sequence MLCCAGEKEEPLGSPAGYPATPPPRAPAQARGPNAPRAGVGPAKVLPIDVPAVTLAELNRLTGNFGARSLVGEGSYGRVYRAKLSSGETVAVKMFDNSGSGQSEAEFCAQLSVVSRLKSEHFTQMLGYCLELNNRIVLYEFATNGSLYDILHGKKGVQGAEPGPALTWSQRARVALGAARGLEYLHEKVQPSVIHRDVRSSNVLVFDGHDGKIADFNLTNQSPDTAARLHSTKVLGTFGYHAPEYAMTGCLTQKSDVYSFGVVLLELLTGRKPVDHTMPKGQQSLVTWATPRLSEDKVKQCIDPKLNNDYPPKAVAKLAAVAALCVQYEADFRPNMTIVVKALQPLVNARPAGDH encoded by the exons ATGTTGTGCTGTGCCGGCGAGAAGGAGGAGCCGCTCGGCTCGCCTGCCGGCTACCCGGCCACGCCGCCGCCACGAGCACCAG CGCAAGCGAGAGGGCCGAACGCGCCGCGGGCCGGCGTCGGGCCGGCGAAGGTGCTGCCGATCGACGTCCCGGCCGTCACGCTGGCGGAGCTCAACCGCCTCACGGGCAACTTCGGCGCCCGGTCGCTGGTCGGGGAGGGATCCTACGGCCGCGTGTACCGCGCGAAGCTTAGCTCCGGCGAGACCGTGGCGGTCAAGATGTTCGACAACTCCGGCTCCGGGCAGTCGGAGGCCGAGTTCTGCGCGCAGCTGTCGGTGGTGTCGCGGCTGAAGAGCGAGCACTTCACGCAGATGCTGGGCTACTGCCTGGAGCTCAACAACCGGATCGTGCTCTACGAGTTCGCCACCAACGGCTCCCTCTACGACATCCTGCACGGCAAGAAGGGCGTGCAGGGCGCCGAGCCGGGGCCGGCCCTGACCTGGAGCCAGCGCGCCAGGGTGGCGCTCGGCGCCGCCAGGGGCCTCGAGTACCTGCACGAGAAGGTGCAGCCGTCCGTGATCCACCGCGACGTGCGATCCAGCAACGTGCTCGTCTTCGACGGCCACGACGGCAAGATCGCCGACTTCAACCTCACCAACCAGTCCCCCGACACCGCCGCGCGGCTCCACTCCACCAAGGTCCTCGGCACCTTCGGCTACCACGCGCCCGAGTACGCCATGACGGGGTGCCTCACGCAGAAGAGCGACGTATACAGCTTCGGGGTCGTCCTCCTCGAGCTCCTCACCGGCAGGAAGCCCGTCGATCACACCATGCCCAAGGGCCAACAGAGCCTCGTCACCTGG GCCACTCCGAGGCTGAGCGAGGACAAGGTCAAGCAGTGCATCGACCCCAAGCTCAACAACGACTACCCACCAAAAGCGGTGGCCAAG ctcgcggcggtggcggcgctgtgCGTGCAGTACGAAGCCGATTTCAGGCCCAACATGACCATTGTCGTCAAGGCTCTGCAGCCCCTTGTCAATGCCCGTCCGGCTGGAGATCACTAG
- the LOC124704119 gene encoding protein NRT1/ PTR FAMILY 8.3-like — MAEVVRADGESTLEQGLLATPEESNQLTYTGDGSVDFSGNRVVKEKTGRWRACPFILGNECCERLAYYGISTNLVTYLTKKLHDGNASAARNVTTWQGTCYLTPLIGAILADAYWGRYWTIATFSTIYFIGMSVLTLSATMPALIPPSCEGSLCPPADPYQYTVFFLGLYLIALGTGGIKPCVSSFGADQFDDTDPAERVQKGSFFNWFYFSINIGALISSSFLVWVQDNLGWGLGFGIPTVFMGLAIISFFSGTSLYRFQKPGGSPITRVCQVVAATLRKWNVPVPEDSSLLYELPDGVSAIEGSRQLEHTDELRCLDKAATVSDLDVKNDSFNNPWRVCTVTQVEELKILVRMFPVWATTIVFSAVYAQISTMFVEQGMVLDPSIGSFKIPPASLSTFDVVSVIIWVPVYDSVLVPLARRFTGNERGFTALQRMGIGLLISILAMSAAAVLEIQRLAIAREMHLVDQNVPVPLSILWQIPQYFLVGAAEVFTFIGALEFFYDQSPDAMRSLCSALQLLTTALGNYLSAFILTMVAYFTTRGGNHGWIPDNLNEGHLDYFFWLLAGLSFLNFAVYILCANKFKSKKAA; from the exons ATGGCCGAGGTGGTCCGCGCCGACGGCGAGTCCACCCTGGAGCAGGGGCTCCTCGCCACTCCCGAG GAATCGAACCAACTTACGTACACTGGAGATGGATCTGTTGATTTTTCCGGAAACCGTGTCGTGAAGGAGAAAACTGGTAGATGGAGGGCATGCCCATTCATCCTAG GTAATGAATGCTGTGAGCGGTTGGCCTATTATGGCATCTCGACAAACCTTGTCACTTACCTGACAAAAAAGCTGCATGATGGTAATGCCTCTGCTGCTAGAAATGTGACTACATGGCAGGGAACTTGCTATTTGACTCCCCTTATTGGAGCTATCCTGGCTGATGCATACTGGGGGAGGTATTGGACGATTGCAACGTTCTCCACGATATACTTCATC GGGATGTCAGTACTGACTCTTTCAGCAACAATGCCCGCGCTCATTCCTCCATCCTGTGAAGGATCCCTTTGCCCACCAGCCGATCCTTATCAATATACTGTCTTTTTTCTTGGTCTTTACCTGATTGCGCTTGGTACTGGTGGAATCAAGCCATGTGTCTCATCTTTTGGAGCGGATCAATTTGATGATACAGATCCAGCTGAACGAGTCCAGAAGGGGTCTTTCTTTAATTGGTTCTATTTTTCCATAAACATCGGTGCTCTTATATCAAGCAGTTTTCTGGTTTGGGTGCAAGACAACCTAGGATGGGGACTAGGCTTTGGCATTCCAACAGTATTCATGGGGCTGGCCATTATAAGCTTCTTCTCTGGCACTTCGCTCTATAGATTCCAAAAACCAGGTGGTAGTCCTATCACACGGGTATGTCAGGTAGTTGCTGCCACCTTGCGCAAGTGGAATGTGCCCGTTCCAGAGGACAGCTCTCTCCTGTATGAGCTACCTGATGGGGTTTCAGCAATTGAAGGGAGTCGGCAATTGGAGCACACTGATGAACTCAG atgcCTGGACAAGGCGGCTACAGTTAGTGATCTTGATGTGAAAAATGATAGCTTCAACAACCCATGGCGAGTGTGCACCGTCACCCAGGTGGAAGAACTGAAGATATTGGTAAGGATGTTCCCTGTCTGGGCAACGACTATTGTGTTTTCGGCTGTCTATGCTCAGATTTCCACCATGTTTGTGGAACAAGGAATGGTGCTTGATCCATCAATCGGCTCATTCAAAATTCCTCCAGCATCTCTATCCACCTTTGACGTGGTTAGTGTCATTATATGGGTTCCTGTCTATGATAGCGTCTTGGTTCCACTCGCTCGGAGGTTCACTGGCAACGAGAGGGGCTTTACAGCGTTGCAGAGGATGGGCATTGGCTTGCTAATCTCCATCCTAGCAATGTCAGCAGCTGCAGTCCTTGAGATACAAAGGCTGGCCATTGCCAGGGAGATGCACTTGGTGGATCAAAATGTCCCCGTTCCATTGAGCATCTTGTGGCAGATTCCTCAGTATTTCTTGGTTGGTGCTGCAGAGGTATTCACATTCATCGGAGCTCTCGAGTTCTTCTATGACCAATCACCGGATGCCATGAGAAGCCTCTGCAGTGCGCTGCAACTCCTGACCACAGCGCTCGGAAACTACCTCAGCGCATTCATTCTGACAATGGTTGCCTACTTCACAACAAGGGGAGGAAACCATGGATGGATTCCTGACAACTTGAACGAAGGGCATCTCGATTACTTCTTCTGGCTACTCGCTGGGCTCAGCTTTCTGAACTTTGCGGTGTACATCTTGTGCGCAAACAAATTCAAGAGCAAGAAAGCAGCTTGA